One region of Streptococcus parasanguinis genomic DNA includes:
- a CDS encoding YlmH family RNA-binding protein gives MGQTEIYQHFNREDHEFIDRCIELSERVVERYSVEVTGFLNPHQVTILRNVAASYQLQAFASSDEQKMEYAKVIVAPDYYQLDPSDFDLALLEMVYASKFHHLTHSQVLGTIVHQLGVERKSFGDILTSDGKVQVFVEQRFVHYFMDHIQKISRVPVKLREVPLSEQMIVEEESQQRDILVSSYRLDKVIAETFKLSRSQASQLISSGLVKVNYATTSNVSYTVGLNDLVSVRRFGRLKIVSENGISKSGKYKVTVEVLLSKK, from the coding sequence ATGGGACAGACAGAGATTTACCAACATTTCAATCGCGAAGATCACGAATTCATTGATCGTTGTATTGAATTGTCTGAAAGAGTGGTGGAACGCTATTCTGTTGAGGTGACGGGTTTTTTAAACCCTCATCAGGTCACTATTTTACGAAATGTCGCGGCAAGCTACCAGTTACAGGCCTTTGCTTCCAGTGATGAGCAGAAAATGGAGTATGCCAAGGTTATTGTTGCTCCAGATTATTACCAATTGGATCCAAGTGACTTTGATCTGGCCTTATTGGAAATGGTCTATGCTTCAAAATTTCATCACTTGACCCATTCCCAGGTACTGGGGACCATTGTTCACCAATTAGGTGTGGAGCGCAAGTCCTTTGGAGATATTCTAACGAGTGATGGAAAGGTCCAAGTATTTGTTGAACAGCGTTTTGTTCACTATTTCATGGATCACATCCAGAAAATTTCTCGGGTACCTGTTAAGCTGAGGGAAGTTCCTCTCTCTGAACAAATGATCGTAGAGGAAGAAAGCCAGCAGCGAGATATTCTCGTGTCGAGTTATCGGTTAGATAAGGTAATTGCTGAGACCTTCAAGCTTTCGCGCTCACAAGCTAGTCAGTTGATTAGTTCTGGTCTAGTGAAAGTTAACTATGCGACTACTTCCAATGTTAGCTATACTGTAGGTCTGAATGATTTAGTCAGTGTCCGACGCTTTGGGCGTCTTAAAATTGTTTCTGAAAATGGTATTTCAAAGAGTGGAAAATATAAAGTAACTGTTGAAGTACTCTTAAGTAAAAAATGA
- a CDS encoding DivIVA domain-containing protein: MALTALEIKDKTFGVKFRGYDANEVEEFLDIVVRDYEDLVRLNHDQEAKIQALEERLNYFDEMKDSLSQSVLIAQDTAERVKQAANERSENIVRQAEQDAQHLVDEAKQKANEILRHATDNAKKVAVETEELKNKTRVFHQRLKSTIESQLSIIDTPEWDEILRPTAMYIQTSDEAFREIVEKALGESVHHHHAEDDNIDLTRQFSPAEIEELQKRIEAANLELGATQAFEGLNEKVQSALEEAEHARHENEEVVAVEETVQPEDDANRESVNIL, translated from the coding sequence ATGGCTCTTACTGCTTTAGAAATTAAAGATAAAACTTTTGGCGTTAAATTTAGAGGATATGATGCGAACGAAGTAGAAGAATTTCTAGATATCGTTGTTCGCGATTATGAAGATCTTGTTCGTTTAAATCATGATCAAGAAGCAAAAATTCAAGCTCTTGAAGAACGCTTAAACTATTTTGATGAAATGAAAGATTCATTGAGTCAATCTGTTTTGATTGCACAAGATACTGCTGAACGTGTCAAACAAGCAGCTAACGAACGTTCTGAAAATATTGTTCGTCAAGCTGAACAAGATGCACAGCACTTAGTGGATGAAGCAAAACAAAAAGCAAATGAAATCCTTCGTCATGCAACGGATAATGCCAAGAAGGTTGCCGTTGAAACAGAGGAATTGAAGAACAAGACACGCGTCTTCCATCAACGTTTGAAATCAACCATCGAAAGCCAATTGAGCATTATCGATACACCTGAATGGGATGAAATTCTTCGTCCAACAGCTATGTACATTCAAACAAGTGATGAAGCTTTCCGTGAAATTGTGGAGAAAGCTTTGGGTGAATCAGTTCACCATCATCATGCAGAAGATGATAACATTGATTTGACTCGTCAATTCTCTCCAGCTGAAATTGAAGAATTGCAAAAACGCATTGAAGCAGCTAATTTAGAATTGGGTGCAACACAAGCGTTTGAAGGTTTGAATGAAAAAGTTCAATCCGCTTTAGAAGAAGCAGAGCACGCTCGTCATGAAAATGAGGAAGTCGTTGCGGTTGAAGAAACTGTTCAACCAGAAGATGATGCAAATCGTGAATCTGTCAATATTTTATAA